The following coding sequences are from one Bacillus solimangrovi window:
- a CDS encoding DNA-3-methyladenine glycosylase I, translating into MQRCNWVTKDPLYIDYHDNEWGIPIYDDRLLFEYLNLEGAQAGLSWYTVLKKRENYRIAFDQFEPAKIITYDEQKVEELMNNEGIIRNRRKIEAVIKNAHCYFDVVNEFGSFSRYIWSFVDHKPIQNHFKDLEEVPVSTAISEKLSKDLKKRGFKFVGPTICYAFMQAVGMVNDHLLSCICYQNEE; encoded by the coding sequence ATGCAAAGGTGTAACTGGGTAACTAAAGATCCGCTTTATATTGATTATCATGATAATGAGTGGGGTATTCCAATTTATGATGATCGATTGTTGTTTGAGTATTTAAACCTTGAAGGGGCTCAAGCAGGTCTTAGTTGGTATACAGTTTTGAAAAAACGTGAGAACTATCGAATAGCTTTTGACCAATTTGAACCAGCAAAGATTATTACATATGATGAGCAGAAAGTAGAAGAGCTTATGAATAATGAAGGGATTATTCGAAATAGAAGGAAGATAGAAGCTGTTATAAAAAACGCACATTGTTATTTTGATGTTGTAAATGAATTTGGGTCATTTAGTCGGTATATTTGGTCTTTTGTTGATCATAAACCAATCCAGAATCATTTTAAGGATTTAGAAGAAGTGCCTGTCTCTACAGCGATTAGTGAAAAACTAAGCAAGGATTTGAAAAAGCGAGGGTTTAAGTTTGTAGGACCAACAATTTGTTATGCGTTCATGCAAGCTGTTGGTATGGTCAATGATCATCTTTTGTCGTGTATATGTTATCAAAATGAGGAGTAA
- a CDS encoding VanW family protein — protein MKLLGLTLFFMFANQLSVQAHLTITYDEKPLISINRQSFFTSVLGNDTFDYELYKQFENKLEKMAYKEPVNAKINNQNEIIQGETGTILNRKKLNEQFHAYYFGKGPATIELPIYLINPKVDSELLANIRTNLIGQYITYYNSYNKERSHNIFLAAQAINNHVVFPNEEFSFNQVVGKRTKEKGYMPAPEIVRGEMIEGIGGGICQVSSTLYNAVDHAGVQIVKRYSHSKRVPYVPLGRDATVSWYGPDFAFKNIYNQPILIRAFAQHGRMIIKVFSSDDIDIQTSEDS, from the coding sequence ATGAAGCTTTTAGGTTTAACCCTTTTTTTTATGTTTGCAAATCAGCTTAGTGTTCAAGCTCACTTAACGATAACATATGATGAGAAGCCTTTAATTTCGATTAATAGGCAAAGCTTTTTCACATCGGTTCTAGGAAATGACACGTTTGATTATGAGTTATATAAACAGTTTGAGAATAAGTTAGAGAAGATGGCATATAAGGAACCTGTGAATGCAAAGATTAACAATCAAAATGAAATTATACAAGGGGAAACAGGGACAATTCTTAATCGAAAGAAGCTTAATGAACAATTTCATGCTTATTATTTTGGGAAAGGTCCAGCTACCATTGAACTGCCTATATATCTAATTAATCCAAAAGTGGATAGTGAATTACTTGCAAATATTCGTACGAACCTAATTGGGCAGTACATAACATATTATAATTCGTACAATAAAGAACGTTCACATAATATATTTTTGGCAGCTCAAGCTATTAATAATCACGTTGTATTCCCAAATGAAGAATTTTCATTTAACCAAGTTGTAGGGAAGAGAACAAAAGAGAAGGGATATATGCCTGCACCAGAAATTGTAAGAGGTGAAATGATAGAAGGTATAGGCGGTGGCATATGCCAAGTGTCATCTACTTTGTATAATGCAGTTGACCATGCAGGAGTTCAGATTGTAAAAAGATATTCACATAGTAAACGGGTTCCATATGTTCCACTTGGAAGAGATGCGACAGTTAGTTGGTATGGACCTGATTTTGCATTTAAGAACATTTACAATCAACCTATCCTTATTCGTGCTTTTGCACAACATGGAAGGATGATTATTAAAGTCTTCTCATCTGATGATATTGATATACAAACAAGTGAAGACAGTTAA
- a CDS encoding flavodoxin, translating into MASILIVYASMSGNTEEILDVIKGRLEELNHDVTVEEIEDIEAESMLNYDAVLLGSYTWGDGELPYETEDFYDELDVVDISGKPVAVFGSGDTDYPKFCEAVDIFEFKLKECGAELIQQGLKIELAPESEEDKKKCITFAENVSTFFETKIDI; encoded by the coding sequence ATGGCAAGTATTCTAATTGTTTATGCTAGTATGTCAGGCAATACAGAGGAGATTTTAGATGTTATTAAGGGAAGATTAGAGGAGTTAAATCATGATGTTACAGTTGAAGAAATTGAAGATATTGAGGCTGAATCTATGTTAAATTATGATGCAGTATTATTAGGCTCTTATACATGGGGCGATGGAGAGCTTCCATATGAAACAGAGGACTTCTATGATGAGTTGGATGTTGTAGACATATCAGGTAAACCAGTTGCTGTCTTCGGTTCGGGTGATACAGATTATCCGAAATTTTGTGAAGCGGTTGATATTTTTGAATTTAAACTTAAAGAATGTGGAGCTGAACTTATTCAACAAGGTTTGAAAATAGAGTTAGCACCAGAGTCAGAAGAAGATAAGAAAAAGTGTATAACATTTGCAGAGAATGTATCTACTTTTTTTGAGACAAAAATTGATATATAA
- a CDS encoding threonine aldolase family protein — MINKKSFASDNHSGIHPTILEAIGVANIDHAPAYGDDKYTQAGISKLKEHFGENIDAFFVFNGTGANVLGLQAVTTSYQSILCAHTAHINEDECGAFEKSTGSKLILLPTYEGKISVEDIKKSLHSVGNPHRSQPKVVSISQTTELGTVYTPDEIKAIADVAHENGLLLHMDGARLSNAAASLGTSLKEITADVGVDILSFGGTKNGLMIGEAVIFFNKEHAVTFPFVRKQGMQLGSKMRFIGAQFEAYLSDNLWYDNAKHSNDMTRLLANELEKISEITFVEKVESNAIFISIPEQYLTKIQENYYVAVWSKALSQVRLMASFDTTEEDIHQFVALVKKVISDN; from the coding sequence ATGATAAACAAAAAAAGCTTTGCTAGTGATAACCACTCAGGTATTCATCCAACAATTTTAGAAGCAATTGGCGTAGCAAATATAGATCACGCTCCAGCATATGGTGATGACAAATACACGCAAGCTGGTATTAGTAAATTGAAAGAGCACTTCGGAGAAAATATTGATGCTTTCTTCGTCTTTAATGGTACAGGTGCAAACGTACTTGGACTTCAAGCCGTCACAACATCCTACCAATCGATTCTATGTGCACACACCGCTCACATTAATGAAGATGAATGTGGTGCATTTGAAAAATCCACTGGTAGTAAACTCATCTTGTTACCAACATACGAGGGGAAAATTAGCGTTGAAGATATTAAGAAGAGCTTACATAGTGTCGGAAACCCTCACCGTAGCCAACCAAAAGTCGTCTCGATTTCACAAACAACTGAGCTTGGAACAGTTTATACACCTGATGAAATAAAAGCAATCGCTGATGTAGCGCATGAGAATGGACTTTTGCTCCATATGGATGGTGCAAGGTTATCAAATGCAGCTGCCAGCTTAGGGACAAGCTTGAAAGAGATTACCGCTGATGTAGGTGTCGATATCTTATCATTCGGTGGTACAAAAAATGGCTTAATGATTGGTGAAGCGGTCATTTTCTTCAATAAAGAACACGCTGTTACATTTCCTTTTGTTAGAAAACAAGGTATGCAATTAGGGTCAAAAATGCGATTTATTGGTGCTCAGTTTGAAGCTTATCTCTCCGATAACTTATGGTATGATAACGCAAAACACTCAAATGACATGACCCGTCTATTAGCAAATGAATTAGAGAAAATTTCTGAAATCACATTTGTAGAGAAAGTAGAATCTAATGCGATCTTTATCTCGATTCCTGAACAATATCTCACAAAAATTCAAGAAAACTATTATGTAGCAGTATGGTCAAAAGCATTGTCACAAGTTCGACTAATGGCATCATTTGATACGACTGAAGAAGATATTCATCAATTTGTTGCACTCGTAAAAAAAGTTATTTCTGATAACTAA
- a CDS encoding DUF3992 domain-containing protein, whose product MDTKIIRHKQCIRVDKVYDWITQQIKIEKNEILKVKTVQDEVCANFCIHNKGKTSVLWQAEEKIHPSGTLTVCIDKGSIDVIVNGIQIFTLSEGESRSITLSNIKVLEVRCVEDCELCAGRFVLSLNYQISQFNNIKEVSCILTDEYGNPVNPYDDGAIICEEISDPNNRENINITLPDGDIVTLQIVELLIRGFIVIEIVDDNGKKQCPCPIPFNSIEQVVLCAPIGTKVDCEITDFTCRAILVPTKAKEDTICHEVIISISICENIQSIAKVKIELDGAICKQREEIKTKLCRINQIPDSCSTVFK is encoded by the coding sequence ATGGATACTAAGATAATACGCCATAAGCAATGTATAAGGGTCGATAAGGTCTATGACTGGATAACTCAACAAATTAAGATTGAAAAGAATGAAATTTTAAAAGTAAAAACCGTTCAAGATGAGGTTTGTGCAAACTTTTGTATTCATAATAAAGGAAAGACATCGGTCTTATGGCAAGCAGAAGAGAAGATTCATCCAAGTGGGACGTTAACCGTTTGTATAGATAAAGGAAGCATTGATGTTATTGTAAATGGGATACAAATCTTCACACTAAGTGAAGGTGAATCGCGTTCGATTACATTAAGTAATATAAAAGTATTAGAAGTGAGGTGTGTTGAGGACTGTGAACTATGCGCTGGACGATTTGTATTAAGTTTGAATTATCAAATCAGTCAGTTTAATAATATTAAAGAAGTTAGCTGTATACTCACTGATGAGTATGGAAATCCAGTTAATCCATACGATGATGGTGCAATCATATGTGAGGAAATATCTGATCCGAACAATAGAGAGAATATTAACATTACACTTCCAGATGGTGACATTGTCACACTTCAAATTGTTGAGTTATTAATAAGGGGATTTATTGTAATTGAAATTGTTGATGATAACGGTAAGAAGCAATGCCCTTGCCCAATTCCTTTTAATTCAATAGAACAAGTTGTACTTTGTGCACCGATTGGAACAAAAGTGGATTGCGAAATTACTGACTTCACATGTAGAGCAATTCTTGTACCGACTAAAGCAAAAGAAGATACAATATGCCATGAAGTCATAATATCCATTTCTATTTGTGAAAATATCCAATCGATAGCAAAAGTTAAAATAGAACTTGATGGTGCTATTTGTAAACAGCGGGAAGAGATTAAAACGAAGCTATGTCGAATAAATCAAATCCCTGATAGCTGCTCGACTGTTTTTAAATAA
- a CDS encoding TetR/AcrR family transcriptional regulator gives MKETKNELSKRSQRLIREALIELLKEKSYKNITIKDIVQRAELARKTFYLNYESKEEVISHHIALLYEKQLNDFNDDIDPINYIMDTYLRIWNENIDLIILLKNQELSGLLRILEKEIENVGHKMHCKAFMNLSEVSHFYASSYYAGAMLSILDKWVDTGMKENIETIREVFFELMRFRLPTSSI, from the coding sequence ATGAAAGAGACTAAGAATGAGTTGTCTAAACGATCTCAGCGTTTGATTAGAGAAGCGCTAATCGAACTTTTGAAGGAAAAAAGTTATAAGAATATAACAATTAAAGACATAGTACAGCGAGCTGAATTAGCAAGAAAAACTTTTTATTTAAACTATGAATCGAAAGAAGAAGTAATTAGTCATCATATTGCATTACTTTATGAAAAACAACTTAATGATTTCAACGATGATATAGATCCTATCAATTACATTATGGACACATATCTACGTATTTGGAATGAAAATATAGACTTGATTATATTGCTAAAAAATCAAGAATTATCAGGCCTACTACGAATCTTAGAAAAAGAAATTGAAAATGTCGGCCATAAAATGCATTGCAAGGCATTCATGAACCTAAGTGAGGTATCACATTTTTATGCATCTTCATATTATGCAGGTGCTATGTTAAGTATTCTGGATAAATGGGTTGATACCGGCATGAAGGAAAATATTGAAACGATTAGAGAAGTTTTCTTTGAATTGATGAGGTTTAGATTACCAACTTCTTCAATATAA
- a CDS encoding DUF3992 domain-containing protein, with the protein MGSGCCPDRPIVKDELCSNWEADCVTGTDNDPVILWEADPDVIQPFGTVTILVENACRDVEIFVNDCERHDTPVVTIDEGQSFSKTFNNLTCVAVRCRQGDDPGTICCGKLCMTVHYKRC; encoded by the coding sequence ATGGGTAGTGGTTGTTGTCCTGATCGTCCAATCGTTAAAGATGAATTGTGTTCAAACTGGGAAGCTGATTGTGTAACAGGTACTGATAACGATCCAGTAATTCTTTGGGAAGCAGATCCAGACGTTATTCAGCCATTCGGTACAGTTACGATATTAGTAGAAAATGCTTGTCGTGATGTCGAAATATTTGTAAATGACTGTGAAAGACATGATACACCGGTTGTAACAATTGATGAAGGGCAATCATTCTCTAAAACATTCAACAACCTTACATGTGTTGCCGTGCGATGCCGCCAAGGTGATGATCCGGGTACAATTTGCTGTGGAAAACTTTGCATGACTGTTCATTATAAGAGATGCTAG